The following proteins are co-located in the Gossypium hirsutum isolate 1008001.06 chromosome A02, Gossypium_hirsutum_v2.1, whole genome shotgun sequence genome:
- the LOC107927514 gene encoding protein YIF1B-A has protein sequence MYNNLGAQPGVPRPPVNPQPTPFGNAFYGAGSGLIRGGLGAYGEKILGSSSEYVQSNISRYFSDPQYYFQVNDQYVRNKLKVVLLPFLHRGHWTRITEPVGGRLSYKPPIYDINAPDLYIPFMAFGTYVVLAGLSLGLQGKFSPEVLNWLFVKGLFGWFLQVMLLKVTLLSLGSGEAPLLDIMAYAGYTFTGLCLAVLGRIVWRYSYYFLMPWTCLCMGVFLVKTMKRVLFAEVRSYDSSKHHYLLLFIALVQFPHFTWLGNISVNWLF, from the exons ATGTACAATAACTTGGGAGCCCAGCCTGGGGTGCCTAGGCCGCCTGTAAATCCTCAACCAACACCATTTGGTAATGCATTTTATGGTGCTGGTTCTGGTCTTATCCGAGGTGGTCTAGGTGCATATGGAGAGAAAATTTTGGGATCAAGTTCTGAGTATGTGCAAAGCAAT ATAAGTAGATACTTCTCTGATCCTCAATACTACTTTCAAGTGAATGATCAATATGTGAGAAACAAATTGAAGGTTGTTTTGCTGCCATTTCTGCACAGG GGCCATTGGACAAGAATAACCGAGCCAGTAGGTGGTAGGCTTTCCTATAAACCCCCCATTTATGACATAAATGCACCAGATTTATACATCCCATTTATGGCATTTGGTACCTATGTTGTTCTTGCTGGATTATCGCTCGGCCTTCAAGGAAA GTTTAGCCCTGAAGTACTCAACTGGTTGTTTGTTAAGGGATTATTTGGCTGGTTTCTGCAAGTCATGTTGCTGAAAGTAACATTACTCTCATTAGGCAGCGGTGAGGCACCTTTGCTCGACATTATGGCATATGCAGGGTATACTTTCACAGGACTCTGTTTGGCTGTTCTCGGAAGGATCGTATGGAGATATTCATACTACTTTTTGATGCCATGGACATGCTTATGCATGGGAGTCTTCTTGGTAAAGACGATGAAACGAGTCCTCTTCGCGGAGGTTAGAAGTTATGATTCTAGCAAGCATCACTACCTTTTGCTCTTTATCGCCCTGGTTCAATTCCCGCATTTCACATGGCTAGGTAACATTAGTGTTAATTGGCTTTTCTAA
- the LOC107927509 gene encoding RNA polymerase II C-terminal domain phosphatase-like 4: MSFATDSPVHSSSSDDFAALIDAELEVGSSGSSPDEQDNEEEEVDADSDNDDGDDEEDDSNDDLNDHRNKRCKTEKLDDLEGPQGSTSQGLIEEKLEVSLNKDTCSHPGSFGQMCILCGQRVGDESSVTFGYIHKGLRLGNDEIVRLRSTDMKNLLRHKKLYLVLDLDHTLLNSTQLNHLTAEEEYLKGQSDSLQDVSKGSLFMLEFMQMMTKLRPFVRTFLKEASEMFEMYIYTMGDRPYALEMAKLLDPKKEYFNGRVISRDDGTQKHQKGLDVVLGQDSAVVILDDTENAWTKHKDNLILMERYHFFASSCRQFGFDCKSLSQLKSDESEPDGALASILKILRQIHHIFFDELDSDLASRDVRQVLKTVRKEVLKNCKIVFSRVFPTKFQPENHLLWKMAEQLGATCSTETDSSVTHIVSMDAGTEKSRWAVKENKFLVHPRWIEAANFFWQKQPEENFPVSQTKNQ; the protein is encoded by the exons ATGAGTTTTGCAACTGATTCCCCAGTACACTCGTCTAGCAGCGACGATTTTGCTGCATTAATTGATGCGGAGCTCGAAGTTGGTTCTTCAGGCTCATCGCCGGATGAACAAGACAATGAAGAGGAAGAAGTTGATGCTGATAGTGATAATGACGACGGTGACGATGAAGAGGATGACAGTAATGATGACCTTAACGATCATAG GAACAAAAGGTGCAAGACCGAGAAGTTGGATGACCTAGAAGGACCTCAAGGGTCAACCTCTCAGGGTTTGATAGAAGAAAAGTTAG AAGTATCCTTGAACAAGGATACATGTTCACATCCCGGTTCTTTTGGACAAATGTGCATCCTTTGTGGGCAAAGAGTGGGTGATGAGTCCAGTGTAACATTTGGTTATATACATAAG GGTTTAAGGCTAGGAAATGATGAAATTGTTCGATTACGCAGCACGGACATGAAAAATCTGTTGCGTCATAAAAAGCTTTACTTAGTTCTTGATTTAGACCACACACTCCTTAATTCTACTCAACTGAATCACCTAACAGCTGAGGAAGAATATTTGAAGGGCCAATCTGATTCTCTTCAAG ATGTCTCAAAGGGCAGCCTGTTCATGTTGGAATTTATGCAGATGATGACCAAATTGAGGCCTTTTGTTCGTACATTTCTCAAAGAAGCAAGTGAGATGTTTGAGATGTACATTTATACAATGGGCGATCGACCTTATGCGTTAGAAATGGCTAAACTTCTTGATCCAAAAAAAGAGTACTTCAATGGCCGAGTGATTTCACGAGATGATGGCACCCAGAAACACCAAAAGGGTCTTGATGTGGTACTAGGGCAAGACAGTGCTGTCGTGATCCTTGACGATACAGAAAAT GCATGGACGAAGCATAAAGACAATCTGATACTGATGGAGAGATATCATTTCTTTGCTTCGAGTTGTCGCCAATTCGGCTTCGATTGCAAGTCTCTTTCTCAGTTGAAGAGTGATGAAAGTGAGCCTGATGGAGCACTTGCTTCCATTCTTAAAATACTTCGACAAATCCACCATATTTTCTTCGAT GAACTTGATTCCGATCTTGCTAGCCGAGATGTGAGGCAG GTCCTGAAAACAGTTCGTAAGGAAGTGCTAAAGAATTGCAAAATAGTTTTCAGCCGTGTTTTTCCCACGAAATTCCAGCCGGAGAATCATCTTCTATGGAAAATGGCAGAACAGTTAGGAGCTACATGTTCGACCGAAACTGATTCTTCAGTAACACACATCGTTTCAATGGATGCTGGAACAGAAAAGTCCCGTTGGGCTGTGAAAGAGAACAAGTTTTTGGTCCATCCGCGGTGGATAGAAGCTGCAAATTTCTTTTGGCAGAAACAACCCGAAGAAAATTTTCCAGTTAGCCAGACAAAGAATCAATGA